A DNA window from Camelina sativa cultivar DH55 chromosome 17, Cs, whole genome shotgun sequence contains the following coding sequences:
- the LOC104758579 gene encoding DCC family protein At1g52590, chloroplastic, with amino-acid sequence MAIVFPASLGRFTVPSRAQVRLRVSASANQSTFRRDSVDWVKETSSFFEEDKRPIMLFDGVCNLCNGGVKFVKDHDRNRSIRFEALQSETGKKLLMRSGRAPDDISSVVLVEKDRSYIKSEAVLKIMNYIDLPFPQLAFFIQFAPLFVRDFLYENVANNRYAMFGRSDSCEI; translated from the exons ATGGCGATCGTGTTTCCGGCGAGTTTGGGGCGATTCACCGTTCCGTCGCGTGCGCAAGTTAGACTGAGAGTTTCTGCCTCTGCTAACCAGAGCACGTTTCGTCGCGATTCAGTGGATTGGGTTAAGGAAACTTCAAGTTTTTTCGAAGAAGACAAGAGGCCGATCATGTTGTTCGACG GTGTTTGCAATCTTTGTAATGGAGGTGTGAAGTTTGTTAAAGACCATGATCGAAACAG GAGCATAAGGTTTGAAGCGTTACAGAGCGAAACGGGGAAGAAACTGTTGATGCGATCAGGAAGAGCTCCTGATGATATATCGAGTGTTGTACTTGTGGAGAAAGATAG GTCTTACATCAAGTCAGAAGCTGTGTTGAAGATCATGAACTACATTGACTTACCATTTCCACAGCTTGCATTCTTCATTCAGTTTGCTCCTCT GTTTGTGAGGGACTTTTTGTATGAAAATGTTGCAAACAACCGTTATGCAATGTTTGGTCGATCTGATTCATGTGAGATCTAA
- the LOC104758584 gene encoding uncharacterized protein At1g04910-like isoform X2: protein MRRDLCDGVGIARLLNATLVLPKFEVAAYWNESSGFADVFDVDYFVQKMSGYIEVVKELPKDIASKEPFKVDCSKRKGQFDYIESVLPSLLEHHYISFTPAMSQRRDRYPEYARATLCQACYSAIRLTSSLEKKAIELLDAIPKPFLSLHLRFEPDMVAYSQCEYPNLSPSSIAAIEAARVDRKPWTGELAQIWRKRGKCPLTPNETVLMLQSLNIPTSTNIYLAAGDGLMEMEGFTSVYTNVFTKSVLLNQEDFTRMHGNTKAALDYYVSINSDAYVATYFGNMDKIVAAMRTYKRMHNTLFLSRKAFAELTSKGLEGVALKKALWEVHKNDFAIGRGFALPDCFCEFEL from the exons TTGTGCGACGGAGTTGGGATTGCCCGTTTGTTGAATGCTACACTTGTTCTGCCAAAGTTTGAAGTAGCTGCATACTGGAATGAGTCAAG TGGATTTGCAGATGTGTTTGATGTAGACTACTTTGTTCAAAAGATGAGTGGTTATATCGAAGTTGTAAAAGAATTGCCAAAAGATATTGCATCAAAAGAACCATTCAAAGTAGACTGTAGCAAGAGGAAGGGTCAATTTGATTACATTGAAAGTGTTCTTCCATCTTTGTTGGAACATCATTACATTTCTTTTACACCAGCAATGAGCCAGCGCAGGGACag GTATCCTGAATATGCAAGAGCCACTCTATGTCAAGCATGTTATTCGGCTATACGCCTCACTAGTTCCTTAGAGAAGAAGGCCATCGAGCTTTTAGATGCTATTCCCAAACCCTTCTTATCGCTTCACCTCAGATTTGAACCGGACATGGTGGCATACAGCCAATGTGAATACCCAAACCTCTCTCCTTCATCTATCGCTGCCATTGAAGCTGCTCGTGTTGATAGGAAGCCATGGACTGGAGAGCTAGCTCAGATATGGAGAAAGCGAGGCAAATGCCCTCTGACTCCTAATGAAACAGTTTTGATGCTTCAGTCACTGAACATCCCAACAAGCACAAACATTtacttagcagctggagacggTCTAATGGAGATGGAAGGATTCACATCCGTTTATACAAATGTGTTCACAAAATCTGTTTTACTTAACCAAGAGGATTTCACCAGAATGCATGGAAACACAAAAGCTGCACTGGATTATTATGTGTCCATCAACAGTGACGCATACGTGGCAACTTACTTTGGAAACATGGATAAAATAGTAGCAGCTATGCGAACATATAAACGTATGCATAATACTCTGTTCCTGAGTAGGAAAGCATTTGCAGAGCTCACTTCTAAGGGTCTTGAAGGTGTGGCGTTGAAGAAAGCTCTCTGGGAAGTTCATAAAAACGATTTCGCCATTGGCAGAGGTTTTGCTTTGCCGGACTGCTTCTGTGAATTTGAGCTGTAA
- the LOC104758582 gene encoding pentatricopeptide repeat-containing protein At1g52620-like, which translates to MSKTLLSRIKPLTNPPRSHFPITPRIKKLVSDTVSILRTQRNWSQILDDCFADEEEEVRFVDISPFVFDRIQDPVIGVKLFDWLSSEKKDEIFSNGFACSSFLKLLARHRIFDEIEEVLRNLRKENVKLTHEALSHVLHAYAESGCLSKAVEIYNYVVEVYESVPDVIACNSLLSLLVKSRRLGDARKMYDEMCERGGCVDNYSTCILVKGMCSEGKVEEGRKMIEDRWGKGCVPNIVFYNTIIGGYCKLGDIESANLVFKELKLKGFMPTLETFGTMINGFCKKGDFVATDRLLKEVKERGLRVSVWFLNNIIDAKCRHGSKVDPVESIRWIVANDCKPDMTTYNILVNRLCKEGKKEDAVGVLDEAWKKGLILNNLSYAPLIQAYFKSKEYDIASKLLPQMAERGCKPDIVTYGIIIHGLVVSGNMDDAINMKVKLIDRGVSPDAAIYNMLMSGLCKTGRFFPAKLLFSEMLDRNIIPDAYVYATLIDGFIRSGDFDEARKVFTLSIEKGVKQQDMATALKIFRCMEKSKCKPNVVTYTSLINGFCCQGDFKLAEDTFKEMQSCGVVPNVVTYTTLIRSFAKESSTLGKAVFYWELMLTNNCVPNEVTFNCLLQGFVKKTSEHVLAEPNDQGQSSLFFEFFHRMKLDGWSDHAAAYNSVLVCLCVHGMVKTACLFQDRMVKKGFSPDPVSFAAILHGFCVVGNSNQWWNMDFCHLDEKGLEVAVRYSRVLEKHLPQRVTSEASTILHAMVVKNDTKDLRTVESR; encoded by the coding sequence ATGTCTAAAACCCTTCTCTCTCGCATCAAACCTCTTACCAATCCTCCTCGATCTCATTTTCCGATAACTCCTCGCATCAAGAAACTAGTAAGCGACACTGTATCCATCCTCAGAACCCAGCGAAACTGGTCTCAAATTCTCGACGATTGCTtcgctgatgaagaagaagaagtacgcTTCGTCGATATCTCACCTTTCGTATTCGATCGAATCCAGGATCCTGTAATCGGCGTGAAGCTGTTTGATTGGCTATCGAgcgagaagaaagatgaaatcTTTTCAAATGGGTTTGCTTGTTCTTCGTTTCTGAAGCTCTTAGCGAGGCATAGGATCTTCGATGAGATTGAAGAAGTGTTGCGTAATCTCAGGAAAGAAAATGTGAAGCTTACACATGAAGCATTGAGCCATGTTCTTCACGCGTATGCTGAATCGGGTTGTTTGAGTAAAGCAGTAGAGATTTATAATTATGTAGTTGAGGTATATGAATCTGTGCCTGATGTTATTGCTTGCAACTCGTTGTTGAGTTTACTTGTGAAAAGTCGGAGACTTGGAGATGCACGGAAGATGTATGACGAAATGTGTGAGAGAGGTGGTTGTGTTGATAATTACAGTACTTGTATACTGGTCAAAGGTATGTGTAGTGAAGGGAAGGTAGAAGAAGGTAGAAAGATGATTGAAGATCGATGGGGTAAAGGTTGTGTTCCGAATATTGTGTTTTACAACACCATCATTGGTGGATATTGTAAGCTGGGCGATATCGAAAGTGCGAATCTAGTTTTCAAGGAGTTGAAATTGAAAGGGTTTATGCCGACTTTGGAAACTTTTGGAACGATGATAAATGGGTTTTGCAAGAAAGGGGATTTTGTGGCGACTGATCGACTTTTAAAGGAAGTAAAAGAAAGGGGTTTAAGGGTTAGTGTTTGGTTTCTTAATAACATTATTGATGCTAAGTGTAGGCACGGTTCTAAGGTTGATCCAGTTGAGAGTATACGATGGATAGTAGCTAATGATTGCAAGCCTGATATGACAACATATAACATTTTGGTGAATCGTTTGTGTAAAGAAGGGAAAAAGGAGGATGCTGTTGGGGTTTTGGATGAAGCATGGAAGAAAGGGTTGATTCTGAACAATTTAAGCTATGCCCCTCTAATACAAGCCTATTTTAAAAGCAAAGAGTATGATATTGCTTCTAAGTTGCTTCCACAGATGGCTGAAAGAGGATGCAAACCAGATATTGTTACATATGGAATCATTATTCATGGTCTTGTTGTTTCAGGGAATATGGATGATGCTATTAACATGAAGGTTAAATTGATAGATAGAGGAGTTTCACCGGATGCTGCCATCTACAATATGTTGATGAGTGGATTGTGCAAGACCGGTAGATTTTTTCCTGCCAAACTCCTCTTCTCTGAGATGCTAGACCGGAATATTATACCAGATGCTTATGTATATGCCACGTTGATAGATGGATTTATCAGGAGTGGTGATTTTGATGAGGCAAGGAAGGTTTTCACTCTCTCCATTGAAAAAGGTGTGAAGCAACAGGATATGGCTACTGCCTTAAAGATTTTCCGATGCATGGAGAAGAGTAAATGTAAGCCAAATGTGGTAACGTACACCTCCCTTATCAACGGTTTTTGTTGCCAAGGGGATTTCAAATTGGCTGAGGATACTTTCAAAGAGATGCAATCTTGTGGCGTGGTGCCTAATGTTGTCACCTACACAACACTTATAAGAAGTTTTGCTAAAGAGAGTAGTACCCTTGGAAAAGCAGTTTTCTATTGGGAGCTTATGTTGACAAACAACTGTGTACCTAATGAAGTTACCTTCAATTGTCTACTTCAGGGATTTGTGAAAAAAACATCTGAACATGTTCTTGCTGAACCAAATGATCAGGGACAAAGTTCTctgttttttgagtttttccaTAGAATGAAATTAGATGGGTGGTCGGACCACGCTGCTGCTTACAATTCTGTCCTTGTTTGTCTCTGTGTGCATGGAATGGTGAAGACTGCTTGCTTGTTTCAGGATAGGATGGTGAAAAAAGGCTTCTCTCCTGATCCTGTTTCATTTGCTGCTATTTTGCATGGTTTTTGCGTGGTTGGGAACTCAAATCAATGGTGGAACATGGACTTTTGTCATCTGGATGAAAAAGGTCTTGAAGTAGCTGTTAGGTACTCGCGAGTTTTAGAGAAACACTTACCTCAAAGAGTGACATCTGAGGCTTCAACAATTTTGCATGCAATGGTTGTAAAGAATGACACCAAAGACTTGAGAACTGTAGAATCTCGGTAA
- the LOC104758580 gene encoding signal peptidase complex catalytic subunit SEC11C-like: MGWIGETVDSIKSIQIRQLFTQAISLGMIVTSALIIWKALMCVTGSESPVVVVLSGSMEPGFKRGDILFLHMSKDPIRAGEIVVFNVDGRDIPIVHRVIKVHERENTGEVDVLTKGDNNYGDDRLLYAEGQLWLNRHHIMGRAVGFLPYVGWVTIIMTEKPIIKYILIGALGLLVITSKD, encoded by the exons ATGGGTTGGATCGGGGAAACTGTAGATTCTATCAAATCAATTCAGATCCGTCAGCTTTTCACTCAAGCGATCAGTCTTG GGATGATTGTTACATCTGCTTTGATCATATGgaaagctttgatgtgtgtcACTGGAAGTGAATCCCCTGTGGTGGTTGTTCTTTCTGGAAGCATGGAACCTGGCTTTAAGAGG GGGGATATATTGTTCTTGCACATGAGTAAGGACCCGATTCGAGCAGGCGAAATTGTTGTTTTCAATGTTGAT GGTCGTGATATTCCCATTGTCCATCGTGTCATTAAG GTTCACGAGAGAGAAAATACAGGAGAAGTTGATGTTTTGACAAAAG GTGACAATAACTATGGAGATGACAGACTTCTCTATGCTGAAGGTCAGCTTTGGCTAAATAGACATCATATTATGGGCCGTGCTGTCGG GTTCTTGCCTTATGTTGGATGGGTTACTATCATTATGACAGAAAAGCCTATCATAAAG tATATTCTCATAGGTGCATTGGGTTTGCTCGTTATAACATCCAAGGATTAA
- the LOC104759987 gene encoding RHOMBOID-like protein 5: GALERRLVEEGEKWRLISCIWLHGGFLHLLANMISLMCIGMRLEQEFGFLRIGALYVICGLGGSLMSCLTDSQGERVSVGASGALFGLLGAMLSELITNWTIYENKCTALMTLILIIVLNLSVGFLPRVDNSAHFGGFLAGFFLGFVLLLRPQYGYVNPKYIPAGYDMKHKKSKHKCYQHILRFTSLAILLAGFIGAYSKLLREHTIQSTPIREFN; the protein is encoded by the exons GGAGCTCTTGAAAGGAGACTTGTGGAGGAAGGTGAGAAATGGCGTCTCATATCTTGCATATGGCTTCACGGTGGTTTCCTTCACTTGTTGGCTAACATGATCAGCTTAATGTGTATCGGAATGCGCCTTGAACAAGAATTTGGATTCT TGAGAATCGGAGCTTTGTATGTGATCTGCGGGCTTGGAGGAAGCTTGATGTCTTGCTTAACAGATTCCCAAGGAGAACGGGTATCAGTTGGAGCATCTGGTGCTTTGTTCGGATTACTTGGTGCAATGCTCTCAGAGCTTATCACAAACTGGACAATCTACGAAAATAAG TGTACTGCACTTATGACATTAATCCTGATCATTGTACTGAATCTAAGCGTCGGGTTCTTACCACGTGTGGACAATTCTGCTCATTTTGGAGGATTCCTAGCTGGTTTCTTCCTCGGGTTCGTCCTTCTTCTCCGTCCGCAGTACGGATACGTGAACCCCAAATACATTCCCGCTGGTTATGACATGAAAcacaagaaatcaaaacacaagtGTTACCAACACATCTTGAGGTTTACATCTCTAGCCATCCTTCTTGCAGG ATTTATTGGGGCATATAGTAAGCTTCTCAGAGAACATACCATACAGAGCACGCCAATCAGAGAATTCAATTAG
- the LOC104758577 gene encoding RHOMBOID-like protein 5, giving the protein MGKRPPIPPDIERGPPPPPARPQFRPPIPVPWVAWLVPLILAANFITFATTMYLNDCPARSDECILFDVLGRLSFQPIKENMLLGPSIPTLRKLGALERRLVEEGEKWRLISCIWLHGGFLHLLANMISLMCIGMRLEQEFGFLRIGALYVICGLGGSLMSCLTDSQGERVSVGASGALFGLLGAMLSELITNWTIYENKCTALMTLILIIVLNLSVGFLPRVDNSAHFGGFLAGFFLGFVLLLRPQYGYVNPKYIPAGYDMKHKKSKHKCYQHILRFTSLAILLAGFIAAYSKLLREHTIQSTPIRDFN; this is encoded by the exons ATGGGGAAGAGACCGCCGATTCCACCAGATATCGAACGcggaccaccaccaccaccagcgCGACCACAGTTTCGCCCGCCTATTCCCGTGCCATGGGTTGCATGGCTCGTGCCTCTCATTTTAGCAGCCAACTTCATCACATTCGCTACCACCATGTATTTGAACGATTGCCCCGCAAGATCAGATGAGTGTATCTTGTTTGATGTCCTTGGAAGGCTTTCGTTTCAACCTATTAAAGAGAACATGCTTCTCGGTCCTTCTATTCCCAC GCTGAGAAAACTCGGAGCTCTTGAAAGGAGACTTGTGGAGGAAGGTGAGAAATGGCGTCTCATATCTTGCATATGGCTTCACGGTGGTTTCCTTCACTTGTTGGCTAACATGATCAGCTTAATGTGTATCGGAATGCGCCTTGAACAAGAATTTGGATTCT TGAGAATCGGAGCTTTGTATGTGATCTGCGGGCTTGGAGGAAGCTTGATGTCTTGCTTAACAGATTCCCAAGGAGAACGGGTATCAGTTGGAGCATCTGGTGCTTTGTTCGGATTACTTGGTGCAATGCTCTCAGAGCTTATCACAAACTGGACAATCTACGAAAATAAG TGTACTGCGCTTATGACATTAATCCTGATCATTGTACTGAATCTAAGCGTCGGGTTCTTACCGCGTGTGGACAATTCTGCTCATTTTGGAGGATTCCTAGCTGGTTTCTTCCTCGGGTTCGTCCTTCTTCTCCGTCCGCAGTACGGATACGTGAACCCCAAATACATTCCCGCTGGTTATGACATGAAAcacaagaaatcaaaacacaagtGTTACCAACACATTTTGAGGTTTACATCTCTAGCCATCCTTCTTGCGGG ATTCATTGCGGCATATAGTAAGCTTCTCAGAGAACATACCATACAGAGCACGCCAATCAGAGATTTCAATTAG